From a region of the Campylobacter sp. CNRCH_2014_0184h genome:
- a CDS encoding CinA family protein, with protein MKHLIIIIGSEIIINENYMHYIQEEYKKQFLELHELKFINKPDKELPFLLEKLSKEYDYITIFSISEYYATIAKIIATLNDDVLILENDTLVPSKALREKNSFLSSFEKCYINLLNINIEQKLPMILQNPELDYAYFCLLDIDEMSANILLSTLTTSFEIQTSSSALLDNLICIRASTSQYGKLEGFLKGVFKLFTGKVFLGNDPIKFIAKKLLEKNLKISFAESCTAGLCASKFAEISGISSIFEGSLVTYSNRLKNSWLGVSNDTLESVGEYSDRCIYFMLKGVFKTTNCDFALALSGVAGEENDKNTKAGTIYIGAMYKDGTFLQECIHIQGNRNYTREQASLAAYCLMLRLKPEIFFGV; from the coding sequence ATGAAACATCTTATCATCATTATAGGTAGTGAAATTATTATTAATGAAAATTATATGCATTATATACAAGAAGAATACAAAAAACAATTTTTAGAACTTCATGAGCTAAAATTTATAAACAAACCTGACAAAGAACTTCCTTTTTTACTTGAAAAACTTTCTAAAGAATATGATTATATAACCATTTTTAGCATTAGCGAATACTATGCAACCATAGCTAAAATCATAGCAACCTTAAATGATGATGTTTTAATCTTAGAAAATGATACTTTAGTACCCTCAAAAGCTTTACGTGAAAAAAATTCCTTTTTAAGCTCTTTTGAAAAATGCTATATTAATTTATTAAACATAAATATAGAGCAAAAATTGCCTATGATTTTACAAAATCCTGAACTTGATTATGCCTATTTTTGTCTTTTAGATATAGATGAAATGAGTGCAAATATCTTACTTAGCACACTTACTACTTCTTTTGAAATTCAAACTAGCTCAAGTGCATTGTTAGATAATCTCATTTGTATTAGAGCAAGCACTAGTCAGTATGGAAAACTAGAAGGCTTTTTAAAGGGAGTTTTTAAACTTTTTACGGGCAAAGTATTTTTAGGGAATGATCCTATTAAATTTATAGCTAAAAAACTTTTAGAAAAAAACTTAAAAATTTCCTTTGCAGAAAGCTGCACAGCTGGACTTTGTGCTTCAAAATTTGCTGAAATCTCTGGAATTTCTAGCATTTTTGAAGGCTCTTTGGTGACTTATTCTAATCGTTTGAAAAATTCTTGGCTTGGGGTGAGCAATGATACCTTAGAAAGTGTTGGAGAATACTCTGATCGTTGTATTTATTTTATGCTAAAAGGGGTTTTTAAAACCACAAATTGTGATTTTGCTTTAGCACTTAGTGGGGTAGCTGGGGAAGAAAATGATAAAAATACCAAAGCAGGCACCATCTACATAGGAGCTATGTATAAAGATGGAACCTTTTTACAAGAATGCATTCACATACAAGGCAATAGAAACTACACAAGAGAACAAGCTAGTTTGGCTGCATATTGTTTAATGCTTAGATTAAAACCTGAAATTTTCTTTGGGGTTTAA
- the ileS gene encoding isoleucine--tRNA ligase, with protein sequence MDYKDTLLLPNTTFAMRANLAELEPKRFSKWFENNYAYEKMKQKRQGVSESFTLHDGPPYANGHLHIGHALNKILKDIIIKMHYFQGKKVRFTPGWDCHGLPIEQQVEVKLKDKKQSLSKKEIREFCREHAREFVNIQRDEFKSLGVIADWDEPYLTMKNAFEADIYKALCKIAKKGLLLERSKPVFWSWAAKSALAEAEVEYEDKEDYSIFVAFELDKTSVEKLGVEKAKAVIWTTTPWTLPANQAISLNPNEKYVITEEGYIFAKALLENMINKNFTQGKIQKELLGVEFENLSAINPLNQRKSTLILGDHVLMEGGTGLVHTAPGHGEDDYYVCLKYGIEVIMPVDDGGCYDETLRAKGLLPEHLLNEFIGLHIFKANERILELLGEALLESSKFIHSYPFCWRTHKPVIYRATKQWFILMDEKKLDGKSLRELALEQLNNVKFHPESGVKRLSSMIENRPDWCISRQRDWGVPIAFFRDKSTKEVIFDDDVLDHLVGIFEANGADAWWDLEIKDLLPPNSKYDPNNLEKVYDILDVWFDSGSTWEAVLNSARYDAGEYQASMYLEGSDQHRGWFQSSLLISTAINHKTPYKNILTHGFTVDEKGQKMSKSKGNVVLPQNVAKNYGVEILRLWIMLSDYSTDLKISDNILKQVSEQYRKIRNTIRFLLANTNDMEFLETKNFTLLDKWILMRAKVAFEACEAAFEKYEFAKGFSVLLNFLSADLSGIYLDVCKDRLYCNAKDDTKRVSAQSAMVLIARKLFTLLAPSLTYTIDEALEHANVAIKENAKDVFDLVLKNGFDYEYKIEDDLFIKSREKFFELVDVLKKDKIIKSTLELSLQTSANELLSEDIEEVADWFMVSLVESLDEKEALSEFKIDDHSFKIVRSSLHKCPRCWKFLAKEEECLCPRCNSVEKAKNV encoded by the coding sequence ATGGATTATAAAGATACGCTATTGCTTCCAAATACGACTTTTGCAATGCGTGCAAATTTAGCAGAGCTTGAGCCTAAGCGTTTTAGCAAGTGGTTTGAAAACAACTATGCTTATGAAAAAATGAAACAAAAAAGACAAGGGGTAAGTGAGAGTTTTACTCTGCATGATGGACCTCCTTATGCTAATGGACATTTGCATATTGGCCATGCTTTAAATAAAATTTTAAAAGATATCATTATAAAAATGCATTATTTTCAAGGTAAAAAAGTGCGTTTTACTCCGGGTTGGGATTGCCATGGTTTGCCGATAGAACAGCAAGTTGAAGTTAAACTTAAAGATAAAAAGCAAAGTTTAAGTAAAAAAGAAATTCGTGAGTTTTGTAGAGAGCATGCGAGAGAATTTGTAAATATCCAAAGAGATGAATTTAAGTCTTTGGGTGTGATTGCTGATTGGGATGAGCCATACTTGACTATGAAAAATGCTTTTGAAGCTGACATTTACAAAGCTTTATGTAAAATCGCTAAAAAAGGACTTTTGTTAGAAAGAAGCAAGCCTGTTTTTTGGAGCTGGGCTGCTAAGAGTGCGCTAGCAGAAGCTGAAGTAGAGTATGAAGATAAAGAAGATTATTCTATTTTTGTAGCATTTGAGCTTGATAAAACTTCGGTTGAAAAATTAGGAGTTGAAAAAGCAAAAGCGGTAATTTGGACTACCACACCTTGGACTTTACCGGCAAATCAAGCTATATCTTTAAATCCAAATGAAAAATATGTTATCACTGAAGAAGGTTATATTTTTGCTAAAGCCTTGCTTGAAAATATGATCAATAAAAATTTCACTCAAGGAAAAATTCAAAAAGAACTTTTGGGTGTTGAATTTGAAAATTTAAGTGCTATTAATCCACTCAATCAAAGAAAATCCACTCTTATTTTAGGCGATCATGTTTTAATGGAAGGTGGAACAGGGCTTGTACATACTGCACCAGGACATGGTGAGGATGATTATTATGTGTGCTTAAAATATGGCATTGAAGTGATTATGCCAGTAGATGATGGTGGGTGTTATGATGAAACGCTAAGAGCTAAAGGGCTTTTGCCAGAGCATTTATTAAATGAGTTTATAGGACTTCATATTTTTAAAGCAAATGAGCGTATTTTAGAACTACTTGGCGAAGCTTTGCTTGAAAGTTCTAAATTTATACATTCTTATCCATTTTGTTGGAGAACACATAAACCAGTTATTTATAGAGCTACAAAACAATGGTTTATTTTAATGGATGAGAAAAAGTTAGATGGAAAATCTTTAAGAGAGTTAGCGCTAGAGCAGTTAAATAATGTGAAATTTCACCCAGAAAGTGGGGTAAAAAGACTTAGTTCTATGATAGAAAATCGTCCTGATTGGTGTATATCAAGACAAAGAGATTGGGGTGTGCCTATCGCATTTTTTAGAGATAAAAGCACCAAAGAAGTGATTTTTGATGATGATGTTTTAGATCATTTGGTGGGAATTTTTGAAGCAAATGGAGCTGATGCGTGGTGGGATTTAGAAATAAAAGATTTATTACCGCCAAATAGCAAATATGATCCAAATAATTTAGAAAAAGTTTATGATATTTTAGATGTTTGGTTTGATAGTGGTAGTACTTGGGAGGCAGTGTTAAACTCAGCTAGATACGATGCGGGAGAATACCAAGCTTCAATGTATCTTGAAGGAAGCGATCAGCACCGTGGATGGTTTCAAAGCTCACTTTTAATTTCCACTGCGATTAATCACAAAACCCCATATAAAAACATACTTACTCATGGCTTTACCGTTGATGAGAAAGGTCAAAAAATGAGTAAATCAAAAGGCAACGTGGTTTTACCTCAAAATGTAGCTAAAAATTATGGGGTAGAAATTTTAAGACTTTGGATAATGCTTAGTGATTATTCAACGGACTTAAAAATTTCAGATAATATCTTAAAACAAGTAAGCGAGCAATATAGAAAGATAAGAAATACTATAAGATTTTTACTTGCAAATACTAATGATATGGAATTTTTAGAAACAAAAAATTTCACACTTTTAGACAAATGGATCTTAATGCGTGCGAAAGTTGCTTTTGAAGCATGTGAAGCTGCTTTTGAAAAATATGAATTTGCAAAGGGCTTTAGTGTGCTTTTAAATTTCTTAAGTGCGGATTTAAGTGGAATTTATTTAGATGTGTGTAAAGATAGATTATATTGTAATGCAAAAGATGACACAAAGAGAGTAAGTGCGCAAAGTGCTATGGTGCTAATAGCTAGAAAACTTTTTACGCTTTTAGCTCCAAGTTTAACTTATACCATAGATGAAGCTTTAGAGCATGCAAATGTGGCTATTAAAGAAAATGCTAAAGATGTGTTTGATTTGGTGTTAAAAAATGGCTTTGATTATGAGTATAAAATCGAAGATGATTTATTTATAAAATCAAGAGAAAAATTCTTTGAACTTGTTGATGTATTAAAAAAAGATAAAATCATCAAATCAACTTTAGAGTTAAGTTTGCAAACAAGCGCAAATGAGCTTTTGAGTGAAGATATTGAAGAAGTAGCTGATTGGTTTATGGTAAGCTTGGTAGAAAGCTTAGATGAAAAAGAAGCTTTGAGTGAGTTTAAAATAGATGATCATAGTTTTAAAATCGTGCGTTCTTCATTACACAAGTGTCCAAGATGTTGGAAGTTTTTAGCAAAAGAAGAAGAATGTTTATGTCCAAGATGTAATAGCGTGGAAAAAGCAAAAAATGTTTGA
- the gatA gene encoding Asp-tRNA(Asn)/Glu-tRNA(Gln) amidotransferase subunit GatA yields the protein MVTLKEALKFSNEELENLKKELNEKAHQQKHLGAYVEQFLNKDLSTSGAGVPVAIKDNISVKDWELTCGSKILQGYVAPYDASAIVNLRKNNFAPFGRCNMDEFAMGSTSATSFYGKTLNPLDNTKVPGGSSGGSAAAVAAGIALASLGSDTGGSVRQPAAFCGCVGFKPSYGRVSRYGLAAYSSSLDQIGVLTQNVEDAAILYDAIAGYDEKDSTSANIAFEPTAPKLNANKKLKIAVIKNYVEQTNDDVKQALLKTIDMLKANGHEIVYKDLMDSTFDVAAYYIIAAAEASANLSRYDGVRYGRRSEKCDNLSQMYVNSRSEGFGEEVKRRILLGTFVLSSGYYDAYYIKAQKARRFIKQKYEEILNDCDLIFMPVAPSVAFGFNDVKTPIQMYLEDVFTISVNLAGLGGISVPVGKNENGLNISAQLICKACDEQTLLDGALSLEEIIKNK from the coding sequence ATGGTAACTTTAAAAGAAGCTTTGAAATTTTCAAATGAAGAATTAGAAAATCTAAAAAAAGAATTAAATGAAAAAGCACATCAGCAAAAGCATTTGGGTGCTTATGTAGAGCAGTTTTTAAATAAAGACTTAAGCACTTCAGGCGCTGGCGTACCAGTAGCTATAAAAGATAATATTAGCGTAAAAGATTGGGAATTAACTTGTGGTTCTAAAATTTTACAAGGCTATGTAGCTCCTTATGATGCAAGTGCTATTGTGAATTTACGCAAAAATAATTTTGCTCCATTTGGAAGATGTAATATGGATGAGTTTGCTATGGGAAGTACGAGTGCGACTTCTTTTTATGGTAAGACTTTAAACCCGCTTGATAATACTAAAGTTCCAGGTGGAAGTAGTGGAGGGAGTGCTGCTGCAGTTGCTGCGGGGATAGCTTTGGCAAGTTTGGGCTCAGATACGGGTGGTTCGGTAAGACAGCCTGCTGCATTTTGTGGTTGTGTTGGGTTTAAGCCAAGTTATGGAAGAGTTAGTAGGTATGGTTTAGCAGCGTATTCTTCAAGTCTTGATCAAATCGGAGTTTTAACGCAAAATGTTGAAGATGCTGCGATTTTGTATGATGCTATTGCAGGTTATGATGAAAAAGATAGCACAAGTGCAAACATAGCTTTTGAACCAACTGCACCAAAACTAAATGCAAATAAAAAGCTAAAAATAGCTGTGATTAAAAACTATGTAGAACAAACCAATGATGATGTAAAACAAGCCTTATTAAAAACCATAGATATGTTAAAAGCAAATGGACATGAGATTGTTTATAAAGACTTAATGGATTCTACATTTGATGTTGCAGCTTATTATATCATAGCAGCAGCTGAAGCAAGTGCAAATTTGAGTCGTTATGATGGTGTAAGATATGGTAGAAGAAGCGAAAAATGTGATAATCTTAGCCAAATGTATGTAAATAGCAGAAGTGAAGGCTTTGGCGAGGAAGTAAAAAGAAGAATTTTACTAGGAACCTTTGTTTTAAGTAGTGGGTATTATGATGCATACTATATCAAAGCACAAAAGGCTAGAAGATTTATCAAGCAAAAATATGAAGAAATTTTAAATGATTGTGATTTGATTTTTATGCCAGTTGCTCCAAGTGTTGCTTTTGGCTTTAATGATGTTAAAACCCCTATTCAAATGTATTTAGAAGATGTATTTACTATTTCAGTGAATTTAGCAGGACTTGGTGGCATTAGCGTGCCAGTAGGAAAAAATGAAAATGGACTTAATATCTCTGCGCAGCTTATCTGTAAAGCTTGCGATGAACAAACTTTACTAGATGGCGCTTTAAGCTTAGAAGAAATTATTAAAAATAAATAA
- the guaB gene encoding IMP dehydrogenase has translation MKIIKRALTFEDVLLVPQYSEVLPKEVDIKTKLTKNITLNMPLISAAMDTVTEHRAAIMMARLGGIGVIHKNMDIASQVREIKRVKKSESGVIMDPIYIGAKASVKEALELMAEYRISGVPVVDENKTLIGILTNRDLRFETNFDNLVENVMTKMPLITAKKGSTLDDAERIFSTNKVEKLPIVDENNRLEGLITIKDLKKRKEYPNSNKDAYGRLRVAAAVGVGQLDRVKALVEAEVDVIVMDSAHGHSKGIIDTLKAIKAEFNVDVIVGNVASAKAVKDLCEAGADAVKIGIGPGSICTTRIVSGVGVPQISAIDECAIEASKYGVPVIADGGIKYSGDIAKAIAAGASSVMIGSLLAGTDESPGELFTYQGRQYKSYRGMGSLGAMQKGSSDRYFQEGTAQDKLVPEGIEGRVPYVGSIKSVVHQLLGGLRSSMGYVGAVDIKAFQERAEFVEITAAGLKESHVHDVTITAEAPNYKVSN, from the coding sequence ATGAAAATCATCAAACGCGCTTTGACTTTTGAAGATGTTTTACTAGTTCCTCAATATTCTGAGGTTTTGCCTAAAGAAGTAGATATCAAAACAAAACTTACAAAAAATATTACCTTAAATATGCCTTTAATTTCAGCTGCTATGGATACGGTTACTGAGCATAGAGCAGCTATTATGATGGCAAGACTTGGTGGTATAGGGGTGATCCATAAAAATATGGATATAGCTTCACAAGTTAGAGAGATAAAAAGAGTTAAAAAAAGCGAAAGTGGCGTGATTATGGATCCTATTTACATAGGGGCTAAAGCAAGCGTTAAAGAAGCGCTAGAACTCATGGCTGAATATAGAATTTCAGGAGTTCCTGTGGTAGATGAAAATAAAACCCTAATAGGAATTTTAACTAATCGTGATTTGAGATTTGAAACTAATTTTGATAATTTAGTAGAAAATGTAATGACAAAAATGCCTTTAATCACTGCTAAAAAAGGCTCTACTTTAGATGATGCAGAAAGGATTTTCTCTACTAATAAAGTAGAAAAACTTCCAATCGTAGATGAAAATAATCGTTTAGAAGGTTTGATTACTATAAAAGATTTAAAAAAACGTAAAGAATATCCAAATTCAAATAAAGATGCCTATGGAAGATTAAGAGTAGCTGCAGCCGTGGGTGTAGGTCAGCTTGATCGTGTAAAGGCTTTAGTGGAAGCTGAAGTTGATGTTATAGTAATGGATAGTGCGCATGGACATTCTAAAGGTATTATTGATACATTAAAAGCAATTAAGGCTGAGTTTAATGTGGATGTGATAGTAGGAAATGTTGCAAGTGCTAAAGCGGTTAAAGATTTATGTGAAGCAGGCGCGGACGCTGTTAAGATAGGTATAGGGCCTGGAAGTATTTGTACTACACGCATTGTTTCGGGTGTGGGTGTGCCTCAAATTTCAGCCATAGATGAATGTGCGATAGAAGCAAGTAAATACGGCGTGCCAGTAATCGCTGATGGGGGTATAAAATACTCAGGCGATATTGCAAAAGCTATTGCAGCAGGTGCAAGTAGTGTGATGATAGGTTCACTTTTAGCAGGAACAGATGAGAGTCCAGGTGAGTTATTTACTTATCAAGGAAGACAATATAAGAGTTATCGTGGTATGGGAAGCTTAGGTGCTATGCAAAAAGGAAGTTCAGATAGATATTTCCAAGAAGGTACAGCTCAAGATAAACTTGTGCCTGAAGGTATTGAAGGTAGGGTGCCTTATGTAGGAAGTATAAAAAGTGTAGTGCATCAACTTTTAGGTGGGCTTAGATCTTCTATGGGTTATGTAGGTGCAGTAGATATCAAAGCTTTCCAAGAAAGAGCTGAATTTGTAGAAATCACCGCAGCAGGATTAAAAGAAAGCCATGTGCATGATGTAACTATCACTGCTGAAGCACCAAATTATAAGGTAAGTAATTAA
- the xseB gene encoding exodeoxyribonuclease VII small subunit: protein MEFEDHIKQAELSLEKLNDKDLDLKTCVEIYKEGLKSIKQARTMLENAKLEIEQVDE from the coding sequence ATGGAATTTGAAGATCATATCAAACAAGCCGAGCTTTCTTTGGAAAAACTTAATGATAAAGATTTGGACCTTAAAACTTGCGTAGAAATTTATAAAGAAGGTTTAAAAAGTATCAAGCAAGCAAGAACTATGCTTGAAAATGCTAAATTAGAAATCGAGCAAGTAGATGAGTAG
- a CDS encoding carbon-nitrogen hydrolase family protein: MSSVVALQFPTLALSESRLDYYLKAAKESGANLVVLGEYVLNSFFSELKSMPKSMIKEQSQSKKASLIKLAKKYELNIIAPFISVENDGLKKLCLKVGPQNVKMYEQQILMPYAHWNEEKFFNNKKTDKLKLFTFTHEGLKCALLFGFEAHFDIFWQMIMKKKIDLVIIPTASTFESNQRWLELLKTRAFLNSTSILRVNRIGSPKQENDWKFYGDSFFINAFGEVQEQLGDQEEMLVIEVSKANEARNLWGFDKLVKNYEE, encoded by the coding sequence ATGAGTAGTGTTGTAGCTTTACAATTTCCCACTTTGGCTTTGAGTGAATCAAGGCTTGATTATTATCTAAAAGCTGCTAAGGAAAGTGGTGCGAATTTGGTGGTTTTAGGCGAGTATGTTTTAAATAGCTTTTTTAGTGAGCTTAAGAGCATGCCAAAAAGTATGATTAAAGAGCAAAGCCAAAGTAAAAAGGCAAGCTTGATAAAACTTGCTAAAAAGTATGAATTAAACATCATTGCACCGTTCATAAGTGTAGAAAATGATGGTTTAAAAAAACTATGCTTAAAGGTAGGCCCGCAAAATGTAAAAATGTATGAGCAACAAATTTTAATGCCTTATGCACACTGGAATGAAGAAAAATTTTTTAATAATAAAAAAACTGATAAACTTAAACTTTTTACTTTCACGCATGAGGGTTTAAAATGCGCTTTGCTTTTTGGCTTTGAGGCGCATTTTGATATCTTTTGGCAAATGATTATGAAAAAAAAGATAGACTTAGTCATCATTCCTACAGCTAGTACTTTTGAAAGCAATCAAAGATGGCTAGAGCTTTTAAAAACAAGAGCCTTTTTAAACTCAACAAGCATTTTAAGGGTTAATCGCATAGGTAGCCCAAAGCAAGAAAATGATTGGAAATTCTATGGAGATAGCTTTTTTATCAATGCTTTTGGGGAAGTGCAAGAACAACTTGGTGATCAAGAAGAAATGCTTGTGATAGAAGTTAGCAAAGCAAATGAGGCTAGAAATTTATGGGGCTTTGATAAGCTTGTGAAAAATTATGAAGAGTAA
- a CDS encoding LTA synthase family protein has product MLLAVIFSVFCFYLNIKILSLKLETIKVKLVFFVLLNILLIYAYVIALRGHFTYNALRASNYEFSTIKAFNEISTNPLMAFSWAYKEYKNQQEFKSVDIKQLNQLEEKLFPMFDTTLIHQNHAKNHIYINIMESFGLNLAEFGTENTNLLGNLEKHFEQDIIFTRFLSSANNTIESFNRLVFLSPNIISNGLYQKEKLAFTPLQIYKNAGYKIVFVYSGNASWYNLGNYFKNQGVDEIIDENTLMQDFPQARKTKHKYGIADEFMYKKIYSIFENAKNPTLVISLSISTHRPYIHKSKTQLIDENALDKKILNQFIIGDFIGALNAYAYANDEFGKFLDRIKESSFGENIIIAATGDHRFRDIKMDIKSQKAFAYSVPFYLYLPKYLKNDIYYDKNRVGSHKDIFPTLYNLTLSDTKYLSLGGRDILAPIKNEKLEFGFNELVWIDQNGVYDGNNGYYFENNTSIKDTNKAFELDLYHKNFSKNYKDLFQKQLNYRLINLKTSNNGD; this is encoded by the coding sequence TTGTTATTAGCTGTAATTTTTAGCGTATTTTGTTTTTATCTTAATATTAAAATTCTTAGCTTAAAACTAGAGACTATTAAAGTAAAACTAGTATTTTTTGTTTTATTAAACATTTTGCTAATTTATGCTTATGTTATAGCGCTAAGAGGACATTTTACTTATAATGCATTGAGAGCTTCAAATTATGAATTTAGCACCATAAAAGCTTTTAATGAAATTTCTACAAATCCTTTGATGGCTTTTTCATGGGCATATAAAGAGTATAAAAATCAACAAGAATTTAAAAGCGTGGATATAAAACAGCTTAATCAACTAGAAGAAAAGCTTTTTCCTATGTTTGATACTACTTTGATACACCAAAATCATGCTAAAAATCATATTTATATTAATATTATGGAAAGCTTTGGCTTAAATTTAGCTGAGTTTGGCACTGAAAATACTAATCTTTTGGGAAATTTAGAAAAACATTTTGAGCAAGATATTATTTTTACTAGATTTTTATCCAGTGCAAACAATACCATAGAAAGTTTTAATCGTTTGGTTTTTTTAAGTCCAAATATTATTTCAAATGGATTATATCAAAAAGAAAAATTAGCCTTTACGCCTTTGCAAATTTACAAGAATGCAGGGTATAAAATAGTTTTTGTTTATAGTGGTAATGCTTCTTGGTATAATCTTGGCAATTATTTTAAAAATCAAGGTGTAGATGAAATTATAGATGAAAATACACTGATGCAAGATTTTCCACAAGCTAGAAAAACAAAACATAAATACGGTATAGCCGATGAGTTTATGTATAAAAAAATATATTCTATATTTGAAAATGCTAAAAATCCTACGTTAGTTATTTCTCTTAGTATTTCCACTCATAGACCTTATATACACAAAAGCAAAACACAACTTATCGATGAGAATGCTTTAGATAAAAAGATATTAAATCAATTTATTATCGGTGATTTTATAGGTGCTTTAAATGCTTATGCGTATGCAAATGATGAATTTGGAAAATTTTTAGATCGCATAAAAGAAAGTAGTTTTGGGGAAAATATTATTATTGCTGCTACAGGTGATCATAGATTTAGAGATATTAAAATGGATATAAAATCCCAAAAAGCTTTTGCTTATAGTGTACCTTTTTATTTATATCTTCCAAAGTATTTAAAAAATGATATTTATTATGATAAAAATCGTGTGGGTTCGCATAAGGATATTTTTCCAACGCTTTATAATCTTACTCTTAGTGATACAAAATATTTAAGTTTAGGAGGAAGAGATATATTAGCACCTATAAAAAACGAAAAGCTAGAATTTGGTTTTAATGAGCTTGTTTGGATTGATCAAAATGGAGTGTATGATGGAAATAATGGTTATTATTTTGAAAATAATACTAGTATAAAAGATACAAATAAGGCTTTTGAGTTAGATTTATATCATAAAAATTTTTCAAAAAATTATAAAGACTTGTTTCAAAAGCAATTAAATTATAGACTAATTAATCTTAAAACATCAAACAATGGTGATTAG
- the murC gene encoding UDP-N-acetylmuramate--L-alanine ligase: MQKIHFIGIGGIGISALARFLKEQGFKISGSDIKESKITKELEKEGINIKIPHHKDNVKDVDLVVYSAAIKEDNEELISAKKQNITTLSRKEALPMILKDKRVFAVAGAHGKSTTSSILASLIEASVIIGAVLKESGTNMLYKESENLIFEADESDSSFLNSNPYLAIVTNVEAEHLDHYGNDLARLHKAYEDFLHLSKIQVINAEDEFLSSLNLNNAKKLYPSKDITNIYMKVENFKPKTYFTLKDLGEFSVFGMGEHVAMDAALAILAASEFINIEELKTKLLKYQGIKKRFDILFANENMALIDDYGHHPTEIKTTLKAASEYARLAGYEKIIAIFEPHRYTRLSANIEYFSEVLANVDELYILPVYAAGEAKIEINMQKYFPKAKFIKEIKREENAIYLDDELIENGLVIGFGAGDISTKLRGKYV, translated from the coding sequence ATGCAAAAAATTCATTTTATAGGTATAGGTGGTATTGGAATTTCAGCTTTGGCGAGATTTTTAAAAGAACAAGGCTTTAAGATTAGTGGTTCTGATATCAAAGAAAGTAAAATCACAAAAGAATTAGAAAAAGAAGGTATAAATATAAAAATTCCTCATCATAAAGACAATGTCAAAGATGTGGATTTAGTGGTGTATTCAGCTGCTATCAAAGAAGACAATGAAGAATTAATTAGTGCAAAAAAACAAAACATCACAACACTTTCAAGAAAAGAAGCCTTGCCTATGATTTTAAAAGACAAGAGAGTTTTTGCAGTTGCGGGAGCTCATGGCAAAAGCACAACTTCAAGCATTTTAGCAAGCTTGATAGAAGCCTCTGTGATTATTGGTGCGGTGCTAAAAGAAAGTGGCACTAATATGCTTTATAAAGAAAGTGAAAATCTCATCTTTGAAGCTGATGAGAGTGATAGTTCTTTTTTAAATTCAAATCCTTATTTAGCTATAGTGACTAATGTTGAAGCAGAACATTTAGATCATTATGGAAACGATCTTGCAAGATTACACAAAGCTTATGAAGACTTTTTGCATTTGTCTAAAATTCAAGTGATTAATGCTGAAGATGAGTTTTTATCAAGTTTAAATTTAAATAATGCAAAAAAGCTTTATCCAAGTAAAGATATCACAAATATTTATATGAAAGTAGAAAATTTTAAGCCAAAAACCTATTTTACGCTTAAAGATTTAGGTGAATTTAGTGTTTTTGGTATGGGTGAGCATGTAGCGATGGACGCTGCTTTGGCTATTTTGGCTGCGAGTGAATTTATAAATATAGAAGAGCTAAAAACTAAGCTTTTAAAATATCAAGGGATTAAAAAAAGATTTGATATTTTGTTTGCAAATGAAAATATGGCTTTGATTGATGATTATGGACACCATCCAACAGAAATCAAAACAACACTTAAAGCAGCAAGTGAGTATGCAAGGCTAGCTGGATATGAAAAAATCATAGCTATTTTTGAGCCTCACCGTTATACGCGTTTAAGTGCAAATATAGAGTATTTTAGCGAGGTTTTAGCAAATGTTGATGAGCTTTATATTTTACCTGTGTATGCAGCAGGGGAAGCTAAGATAGAAATTAATATGCAAAAATACTTTCCAAAAGCTAAATTTATAAAAGAAATCAAAAGAGAAGAAAATGCTATTTATCTTGATGATGAGTTGATTGAAAATGGTTTGGTAATTGGCTTTGGTGCGGGAGATATAAGCACAAAGCTCAGGGGCAAGTATGTTTAA